The Sphingomonas sanguinis nucleotide sequence GGCACGGTGCCCGCGATCAAACCGGCGGCGGCGATGAGCGAGACGCGGACGATCGGCGTGCTGGGGACGCGGGCGACGGTGCGCCAGGCCTATGTCGATGATCTGGCGGCGAAGTTCGCCGGGGATTGCCGGGTGATCCGGCACGGTTCGGCGGGGTTGGTCGAGCTGGCCGAAGCGAAGCTGCGCGGTGAGGCGCTGGCACCCGAATCCTTTGCGGCGGTGCTGGACGGCCTGTTCGGGCAGGCGGGCGGCGAGCGGATCGACGTCATCGTCAATGCCTGCACCCATTTCCCGCTGGTCGAGGCAGAGCTGGCGGCGGCGGCGCCCCATGCGGTCCGCTTCGTTGATGGCGGACCGGGAATCGCGCGGCGGATCGCGTTTTTGACGCAAGATCAGGACTGGCCCGCCGATCCGGGCGAGGGGGTGGCGGTGTTCACGCGACTTGGGCAGCGCGAGCAGGCGCTCGCGCCGGGACTGGCGGCGCGGGGTTTCGCGCGGATCGAGGCACTGTAAGCCCAACCTCCGTTCGCACTGAGCGAAGTCGAAGTGCACGGGATGCGCGTACGGCGAAGCTTTGCCTTGGGCTTTGACTTCGCTCAGCCTGAACGGAGGTGAGGGGTGAGAGGTTGGCGGGCCTGAGAACCACCCGCATCAGGAACCGATCGACCCTTGGGACAATATGTCCACCATGATCGATCACAGTAAGCGCAGTTCCCGACTCGATTCATGCGCGGCTTGCGCCTACATTCCCCATCCATGAGCATCGAGGGCACGGACGCGCGCGTGGATTATTCCCGCGTCTTCACCCAGGCGATCGACCGCCTGCACGCCGAGGGACGTTACCGCGTCTTCATCGACATTTTGCGCAACAAGGGCATGTTCCCCAATGCCCGGTGCTTTGCCGGGCATAACGGACCCAAGCCCATCACCGTCTGGTGCTCCAACGACTATCTGGCGATGGGACAGCATCCGAAGGTCATCGCCGCGATGGAGGAAGCGCTGCACGATGTCGGTGCCGGCTCGGGCGGTACGCGCAATATCGGCGGCAACACCCATTATCATGTCGATCTGGAAGGCGAGCTGGCCGACCTGCACGGCAAGGAAGCGGCGTTGCTGTTCACCAGCGGATACGTCTCCAACGAGGCGACGCTGGCGACGCTGGCGAAGATCCTGCCGGGCTGCGTGATCTTTTCCGACGAACTGAACCACGCCTCGATGATCGCGGGCATCCGCAATTCGGGCTGCGAGAAGCAGGTCTTCCGCCACAACGACCTCGCGCATCTGGAAGAGCTGCTCGCGGCGGCGGACCCGGCGGTGCCCAAGCTGATCGCCTTCGAGAGCGTCTATTCGATGGAGGGCGACATTGCCCCGATCGGCGCGATCTGCGACCTGGCCGACAAGTATAACGCGCTGACCTATCTCGACGAGGTTCATGCGGTCGGCATGTACGGCGCACGCGGCGGCGGCATTTCGGAGCGCGATCAGGTCGCCCACCGGCTGACCGTGATCGAGGGTACGCTGGGCAAGGCGTTCGGCGTGATGGGCGGCTATATCGCGGCAGACCGGATGATCGTCGACGTGATCCGGTCCTATGCGCCGGGCTTCATCTTCACCACCTCGCTGTCGCCGGTGCTGGTCGCGGGCGTGCTGGCGAGCGTGCGCCACCTCAAGCAAAGCTCGGTCGAGCGCGAGGGGCAACAGGCGGCTGCGGCGAAGCTGAAGGCGATGATGTCCGACGCGGGCCTGCCCGTCATGCTGGGCGAGACGCATATCGTGCCGGTGATGGTCGGCGATCCGGTCAAGGCCAAGAAGATCAGCGACATCCTGCTCGCCGAATATGGCGTGTACGTCCAGCCGATCAACTATCCTACCGTCCCGCGCGGGACCGAGCGGCTGCGCTTTACGCCGGGGCCTGCCCATGACGAGGCGATGATGGCGGAACTGGTGTCCGCGCTGGTCGAGATCTGGGAGCGGCTCGATCTGAAGATGGCGGCGTAAGGCCGGGCTTCGGCGCCAGGTGATTGCGGCTGGGCGTGTCCCTTGGGACGCGAGTTTTTTCTTCGACTTCGGCGCTAGGCGCCGAAGTTTATCCTAAGCGGCTAGCTTTCCAGCCAGTCGAAGGGC carries:
- the murI gene encoding glutamate racemase codes for the protein MSDARPILFFDSGVGGLSIAGPARAALPTAPFVYVADSAGFPYGEKTEAEIAGRVPALLGRLAERYHPRLIVIACNTASTIALPAVRAALDLPVVGTVPAIKPAAAMSETRTIGVLGTRATVRQAYVDDLAAKFAGDCRVIRHGSAGLVELAEAKLRGEALAPESFAAVLDGLFGQAGGERIDVIVNACTHFPLVEAELAAAAPHAVRFVDGGPGIARRIAFLTQDQDWPADPGEGVAVFTRLGQREQALAPGLAARGFARIEAL
- the hemA gene encoding 5-aminolevulinate synthase; protein product: MSIEGTDARVDYSRVFTQAIDRLHAEGRYRVFIDILRNKGMFPNARCFAGHNGPKPITVWCSNDYLAMGQHPKVIAAMEEALHDVGAGSGGTRNIGGNTHYHVDLEGELADLHGKEAALLFTSGYVSNEATLATLAKILPGCVIFSDELNHASMIAGIRNSGCEKQVFRHNDLAHLEELLAAADPAVPKLIAFESVYSMEGDIAPIGAICDLADKYNALTYLDEVHAVGMYGARGGGISERDQVAHRLTVIEGTLGKAFGVMGGYIAADRMIVDVIRSYAPGFIFTTSLSPVLVAGVLASVRHLKQSSVEREGQQAAAAKLKAMMSDAGLPVMLGETHIVPVMVGDPVKAKKISDILLAEYGVYVQPINYPTVPRGTERLRFTPGPAHDEAMMAELVSALVEIWERLDLKMAA